GACCTAAAATCTTATAGAATTGTTGTTCATGATTGCCCTATTGTATGATATGAAAGCAATATTATAGTCCTTGCTATAGTCTACCAAAAAAATTTCCATGTGAAAAATTCTATTACTATTCTTGAAAGTGTTTTCATGTATAATATCGAAGTCAGAATCTAGGTTGTTtatatttgatctaaaaaaactattttttttattcatgtaaaAGCATGTATAGATGTTTATATTGCACTTAAATTgggtatatttatttattcatttatttattatcattgctATAGTCTACAAAATAATTTGTCcatgtaaaaaaaggaaaaaaaaatctatttaataatttattatacagtatttaaaagtattttcatttattgtatCAATGTCAGAATTTAGGTTGTTTGTATTTGATctatgaaaaacattttttaatgatgtaAAAGCATGTTAAAATTATATACAGATGTTTACTTTAACtgtgtatattttgtatttatttatttattatgaggAAGAATGGAAACATATACCTCTTATGAAATGCCAAATGACTCTAAAAGAGAGTGCATAtaagatacaaatatttttattatgttaatatCCATTGATATTATATGTAGACaacacatgtatttcattgaCTCAGGTGGGGCatactgtatatatttatttttaatgatttattgttCCTGATTTGCCTGAGAAAAATCTTGATAATCCTTTCTGTATTCtattaatttgatatattaAATTGAGTATCCACTCAATTCACCTAATGTATTTCAATAGTTTGTGTGTGTCTATTCATCGtccttgaaaatttgattatatttgCTGAACCAAATATTTCTTGTGAAAAGAACTTGAACGAGGTATACCACTGATAGTAGAGCTTACAAATTGATGGAGATGTTCGGATGGTAACATAAAAGATTGCGGCTAAACGTCTGAAAAAATTACAGAAAGTTTGATTAACACAAATCCATTAAGTTCAGGCcttcagggccctgtcttagagagaattgcgattgatccgatcaaccacaactatggcaAGCAACAATGTCAAcgtctaaaatgcatgtttgttcaaaatattttctaaatatgatgTTCACCATTGTCTTGATAATTTAGTGTGCTTGATCTTTATTTACATAGGACATTGTACAAATTTCCTGTTGCAAAATATTATGACACTGaaggatttccatatagttgatgAGATCGACTCAGTAAAAAAGGTGCCCAGGTTTTTTAATAATCCCTTTAAACGTTTTGAAAGTTATGTTTCTGCAAGAATCATACGTAGCAGACATTACCAATGTTGATGACGAAGAAGAAtatgaggagaagaagaagtacagatgggggggggggggggattggggacatttccccctcccccataaaaataaaaattcatgaccatataagaaaaaataattaataaagaaagaaaaggaaagaaagaagggtgaattatgatatcattttctaaatGTTATGTTGAAATCTAacacaaaattgtatttttgtaatgaaaatgcaaaatttttgCTCAGTCGCTTCGCTTTCTAGCTCGTAACATACTTTTAATGGCTGTATATGGCCAcctacccaggaccaaaatccaattgaaaccagttgccggatttccaactggtttcaattggttttaactggaatttaacaatttccagttgaaaccaattgaaaccagttgggcaactggaaatcctaactggaaccagttgggtaactggaaatgacttccaattggaaatgatttctaactggaaccagttgagtaactggaaccagttgagtaactggaaatcccaactggaaccagttgggcaactggaaatcccaactggaaccagttgggcaactgtaaatcctaactggaaccagttgggtaactggaaatgacttccaactggaaatgatttctaactggaaccagttgggtaactggaaatcctaacttgaaccatgcagttgtgtaactggaaatcctaactggtaccgattgggtaactggagatgacttctaactggaaagatgggtaactggaaatgaattctaattggaaccagttgggtaactggaaataaaactggaaccagttgggtaactggaaatgatttccaattggtttccaattggaaattttccagttacccaactggatccaattgaaaccagttaatttgcatattatctgccagtgtgcacagattaccGGTAAGGTTTTatgagattcatcatcattaacaatgtatctatttaattcttttcaatttcaagtaccacactttttaaagataagtatttagaatacttagcagtgaaaaccatgttcataaatgttatagattataattaaaacagattaaaggataattagtacaccactaactgttactttatacctttataccgcatctactggaaaaatacagttgtgTCTGCAGTCAAGTTTCCAGGTCTATCTTGTACTGTACATTGTCTTCCTAGCTTGGATAAGTTGTTATCTGTGCTATTTGTGCTTTGCTGTCAATTGGTGTCAATTTACCAaattaccaaattacatcaaataaaaatacatatatttgaagatcttccatataaatatatatatatgaaagtctgtattttatcaatgccctttacattggtattaatagacatataacactgcttctatgttggcatgagcaatagttagtgcaaatgctaattaatttgtaactaattaagttcattcctactggaagttccaattggtttcaactggtgcagttgaaaccagttgcctccaaaattggattcaattggttttaatagggaaattggaacaactggaaccaattgacaccaattgccaactggttccagttgcccaattggttttaactggaaccaattggcaactggttttcaattggaaccaattggttttaactggaaccaattggcaactggttttcaattggaaccagttgttccaatttccctattgaaaccagttggccaactggttgcaattggttttgccctaattggttttaactggattttggtcctgggaaatAGCCCCCTCAAAACTTTTGGCTCGATGCGACTGGGAAGAATATTGGCAAAATAGCTAAACTTACTCTCTTCTAGTGTCAATTTCCAAGACAGAACATAAAAGACTTttccaaaatcaaaatgaattcatCAAACTTTTCACAGCCCCGCCCGCGAATTTTTAAACCGTAGGATGGCCActgaagaaaaatgaattagTCATGAGTAGTTCGCTTCTTGCGATCAATTAGTCTTTGATTCAAGGGTGTAGGAGACCCTTATAAAATTCtcttcttaaaaaaattaaagcaaTTGCTTATTATTCTAAATCACCCCTGTTGATTATAAAGATtagttatttgttttgtttttaaagtaaattaGTGTTTGTTGACGGAGGAATACTCGTATCTAGAAGCTTCAGGTTAGAAATATGTCTCTATTTATAGACTAAATGTACAACGTGACGACAATGGTGTTGCTCAAATCTCTCCGgtcgctctctctctccccccctcaTTCCCATTTACCCATGTGTGGTGAAATGAGGTTGACATGACAATGCTtggcttattttttcttattcgtCGGGATAAATGCTtgggttttttttgtttacactGTCAGTTTTTATTAGTCTTTATTACAGTATTTATCATaatgacaaataattttttagcaAAAGTTTTTGAGCGTTctggtgaataaaaaatgatccCAAGTATGTCTAGACCGGGAGtctagaatgaaaacaaaatttgaatgaatgcAACTTTATTAGTGTTTTTTTTAGacaaaagttatattttaaagatttattgAGTGTGTATATGTTGTATAGACTCACCACAGACAGGGTGGTTGTGCTTTGCAAGTTTTCTCtccactctctctctttcagtGAGTCTCTCTCATCTTTTCATGCTTTGTTCATATAATTTCGTTTTCATCTGCATTTTATTCCTTTACTGAAAACGTACATTTTGAGGGgaaaagtttattttcttaAATTGTTCTGTGTCCAGATAATTTCCATTCTCTAATGTAGGACACTGCCTAAACGGAATGAcattcaaattgttttaattgtGTGTAATTCTTCTTGGGTAATATAATTAGCACAATACGTGCATTGTTGTTTATCTTCAGATCTAACTGCAATTTAATcaaatgaatattgatattatgtttatgattttgaaattaacaCTATCCATTCATGTATTTATCATCTGCCATGCATCACTGACCACATGTATAACATCACTTATCcacccctcctccccctctcccccctctcttcGAGTCTCTGTGTCTCTtattcctctctcaaagtacATGTTTACTTCTTCAAAATTTCTTTCACATTAACCATAATTACATGTTATATTACGGTTTAAATATTGATATCCTGTTTATGTATCTATCATCTGTCATGTATCACTGAACACAATCATGTATGACATCACACCCGACCCTTCGCTCCATCgcccttcacccccccccctctatctcttACTCCATCAGACTTTCTTTCACattgatcataattatatataacaTTACAGTTAATATTGCGGTTTATTAAATTGTAACTTTATACTGTATACATCCCTTCACACAACTGACAAAATGGAACATAATAATAGAAAGCATTATGTTTACTGGCCGATCATGAAAGCATACGTGTCTTTATTTCTGTTCTCTCTCCTCtacaaaaaatgatttatatgaATACAGGAAATCAGGGATATGTTCAGCAGCTGTTAACATTTATCCATCActgttaaagggcaagtccacccctcaaaaaaaaaaattatttgattaaaaagagacaaatcaaagaagaataacactaaaaaaatcatcaaaatttgactTAAATGTGATATTTATGACATGCTAAAGTTCAgcttaatttaacaaaacagttataagcacatcctagtcggtatacaaatgagggACCAATTACATCCCCCActcactgttttttttcttcattttattgcatttatttaGCTTTGTGAACACATCGATACTAGGTTATAGGGTTGGTCGAAAACATGATTGTACTGTATACCAACTGCTATTGCTGTGGTTGTGAAAAGAAATTGATTAACTTAACTggtataaaatacaaagaacgGTATATCAATTTAAAACAATTTCTTCATCAACCAGATTAATGTGATGCAATTAaatgaaacatacataatgACATAAACTTTCTCTGTCCCACAAAGTTGAAATTATAAAAAGATAGTGCAGTTATAGTTTCAAGCAATAtaggagaggaccttaagccgtcggtccccgggttgcttgctcacaggcattcgtgctttcttagcagtcagataaaaaaaaaacctcgatataacataacataacataacatataaATACGCTTTGAAACGGCGCCAGTGACATcataactacatgtaggtcttaaGTATCATTCTAAAATAGTATTATCAATTAAAACAGCAAACACATACATTTTCTTCTAACAGGATTACCACTATATAGGCATACCGCTACTTTAATTCTAATCTTTGTTAAATGTATTTAattcttgtcaaatattttgtctggttttttttttagtagtaTCATATCACTGATATGAATTACAATTTCAAGATTGAAAGAACCTCTTTGTCAGAAAGACAAACCCAAATAAGTGAATTACACTGCGGAGATTCAAACAATATAAGAAAGGCATCCAATTCAAATTATTGTTGATTgacttttaaaatgttatataaaTGTTCTGTAGAGCGATCTACTGTATGCACCCCTGAGCCTTGTGTACAGCTGGgatctagatctaactttaCATACGGCAGCCCCCACCAATTCTAGCTTCCAACATTAACCCATTGTATGTACCATGTGGGGTTCGATTTATATTAACCCATCCCCTTTATAAAACGTCATGATATCATATAAGTTAGTAGTCAACTGGTTAAACCTTGAACAATAAAAACTTCAATGGCATCAAAACTTCCCACAAATCAGGCGCGAGTTCAGCTGTGTAACATCGATTTATCCATATAGTCTTTGCTTGCTAGTCcttaaaaatattaattcatattttgtgcGGCGAGATATTTCGTAGTAGATCCAGATTTAATCttggataaataaatacaatattctttttttatcaagaTGAGGAAAGAATATAATTCAAGACGAAATAACTGTCATAACATAAGCAGCATTAAAACGCTCACAAAAAACACGGCCTCTATTACAGACTAGTGTGTTGAGCGAGGCGGATTGCGAAGCGAATcgctcatgaataattcatgattCTTCAGTGGCCATCCTACGGTTTAAAAATTCGCGCCCCGCCCTGGTCAGATCGAGCTCCACCCCCTCCCCAGGCCCATATGAAAAGCTGAGCGCGCATCGCGATATCGATAGCGATATTTGTCCAGCTTGGAAATCACTTCCGCACCTTGCGAAGCCCTTTTCCTTTGCTGATGTTGTGTTGATTTCCGTCgagttattttcataattagtTCAATAATGGCAGGTTCCGACGCTGTGTGGGCAGCCCAAAATGGAGAAGTTAGCAAATTGAGGGAATTGCAGGTAAGCATCCAAAATGTTGTTctccttttatttgtttatgaatTTACACACCTGTTTGTAGTCccatgtattgatttttttgttttatgcgAATTCATTCAGGATCAGTCACTTCACTCAGAGACTGTCTCAGTCTCAGACTCGGATAAACGATTACGAATTGAAGGTTGGATATTGTAACTTCATCAAATTGGGTCTCTGCAAGATATTTAATAATGTAAGAAAATCTATCTGAAATTTGCGACTGAAAAGTGGAGAAGTTGaagcaaaatgaaattttgtggGTGCTGAAAATAATGTCAATTTAATCGTTTCTTAAAATTTCCTGCACTCTTGCCTGGCAAAATAAGGTTTATAGCTAATCAGAACCACAATGCATTATGGGATCGAAAAGGGGGCAAGCAAGCTAGATGTAGCTCCGCGCACTGCCGACAGTCCACAATGCACGTGCGCGGAGCTAGCTTGCTTGCCCCCTTTTCGATCCCATAATGCATTGCGGTTCTGATTTACTTTTGAATTTTAGCGATAAACCTTATTCTTCTTCCGTTAAGTACAGTCCTCTTTAGAGTATAGTCGTACTTGTAATTCCAAACTTCCAAAGTCAAACTTCTCAACATATTCTTAGCCTCAGTCTGAGGTCGACCTCTGATCTGGTACGAGTCGACTAAGTAGAACTAGCTGCCGtttaactgggcgttgtggcgtgcgcctgtaatccaagctacatgtatgtggggaagttacaaattgatgcagacgTTCGAGGTTCGAgacctggtcacgtctttcggatggtgacgttaaaggtcggtcccagatgtaaataatcatatctgattgatacacgtctgacaaaactcaaatacgcACACACACGTTGGAAGTTGAGTAACGTTACTCGTTAGGGCAAGCGCAATCTAGTTGTTGCCATTTTTTACTTTCTCAgactcaaatgagaaaaaacaagaataactcaagatgtgatttaaattcattttcatttgaaagtgtATTCAAAtctcattttgattttttctggaataagttttttttttctcgaaataGAATTAACTTCTATTAGTACTAGGAATGCCAACTACATGTTTCATTCTATCACCAGTGGCAATGGGGCCCCTTTTGATCCCATTgatctcaactatggaaagccagccaTCCCATGTTCAAACTCttataaattatgatttatgCTAGAATGATAAATCCGCTGTTTCTTCAGagtttttcaactttttctgatttttttgtcctCCGACACACTGGATGATAGCCATTGGGCTCGTAGTGGTGGAGCTCCATCGATTCCTTAACTACATGAACAGCATCTATGGAGAAAGGGTGCAATTTTGCACCCTTCCCAATTACTcctaaattttttctttttgacggggaaaaggaagaaacaaTAAAGATAAAGCTTTGCCATTTTTCCGTtgtttggtaaatttcacttgatggatgtatttcatttatttgttggaataaattttttctttttgacggggaaaaggaagaaacaaTAAAGATAAAGCTTTGCCATTTTTCCGAAAAATATGCTGGAAAAAAgcgaattttgatgaaaaacagaTCAGGATTCAGCCAGGTTCTTCTTTGATCGCTGTCAGTGCAGCTACAGCTGAGCGTACGAACGTGCCAGCCAATCCGCTGGTGCGTCCGTACGCTCAGTTGTAGCTGACGGCAATCGAGTGATCAAAGAAGAACCTGGCTGATCCTGAATCCTGATctgtttttcataaaaaattagCCATTTTCCAGCATATTTTTCGGAAAGATGGTAAGCTGGCTGtattaaaaggtcaagtccaccccagcaaaatgttgatttgaataagtagagaaatatcaaaactagcataacactaaaatttcatcaaattcggatgtaaaataagaaagttatggcattttaaagttttgcttatttttcaccaaacagtgatgtgcacaactcagtgacatgcaaatgagatggtggatgatgtccctcactatttcttttggtttctattgtttgaattatacaaaatttcattttttacagatttgaccatagggaccaacttgactgaaccatatagtattaaacaatgctaattccacatgttcagagaggaatcaatcactgtttcacttgacaatgaggagaaaattataatatttcatatctcatatataaatgaaatacaaaagaaatggtgagttgatgatgtcatcagtctcctcatttacataccaaccaggatgtgcatataactgttttgtgaaatttagcgaaactttaatatgtcataacttccttattttacatccgattttgatgaaattttcagtgttacgcttgttggattttttctcttttttttcaaatcatttttttttggggtggacttgtcctgtaATATAAGTTTATCTTTatcattccttcctttttcccccgtcaaaaagcaaaatttaagAGTGATCAAGGAAGGTGCGAAATCACACCCTTTTCTCCATAGACGCTGTAGAGTCAAGTTAGGCATCAGTGGAGCTCCACCACAATGAGCCCAATGGCCGTCATTTGTCTATAATGGTAGGGATGCCGCGGAGCCAGACAAAGTCTCGGTGGAGCatatccctgacagaaataGACCTATTTATCGGTCTAGATTTATGCATGCATCATTGTCCTAACAAATCGGGTGGGTGTTttgtaaagctgttcgtaagttaagagcaactttaagataACTGTTGAACTTTTGTTTcacgctaaataatcaccaatgaacatttcatggtgaatatcatttaccacaagaaaggttcaccagtcattgatttttaaagtcactcttacAAACTTACGAACAGGTTTATGAAACGGCCTcttcagggttcccacagtcatggaaaattttggaaaattttttggtcatggaaagtcagggaaaagtcatggaattgcatttatatcttggctatggcagctttccagtttgtcgtgtctcgcaactctgatcatactctgctattataattggtgttcatgatttccattttttccagttttgtgacatcccaactCCCGGGACGTGACGGGAAGTCATGTTAactggaaagcagcaatttagtcatggaaaagtcatggaattctgttttcaaatttttgtgGGAACCCTGGTCTCTGTTTCTAAATGGAcgttgtgtacatgtattgccTCGATGaagaattatgacattgatgggtTTCAATAGCTGAGATTGATGAGATCATTAATGTACAACTCTTTGTGTCTTTGTGAGACAGGGTCTTGAATCTAACATTCAAGTCTACCTGATAATTTGTGGTTGTTTTCACATGCAGTTTGATGCAAAGGACAAGATCAAGGGAAGGACGTTGCTTCATATAGCAGCAGATTTCGGCCAACATGAAGTGATTGAGTACTTGGTAGAGCAAAAGCAAGCAGATGTCAATGTGAGTATAGAACATGGGTGGGGTggttatgatggtggtgggggggggggggtaagtgaGCAAAAGCAAGCAGATGTCAATGTAAGTATAGAACATGGGTGAGGTggttatgatggtggtggggggggggagggggtaagtGAGCAAAAGAAAGCAGATGTCAATGTAAGTATGGAACATGGGTGGGGTggttatgatggtggtgggggggggggaggggggtaagtGAGCAAAAGCAAGCAGATGTCAATGTAAGTATAGAACATGGGTGGGGTggttatgatggtggtggggggggggggaggggggtaagtGAGCAAAAGCAAGCAGATGTCAATGTAAGTATAGAACATGGGTGAGGTggttatgatggtggtgggggggggggggaggggggtaagtGAGCAAAAGCAAGCAGATGTCAATGTAAGTATGGAACATGGGTGGGTggttatgatggtggtggtggggggtaGGGGGTAAGTGAGCAAAAGCAAGCCGATGTCAATGTAAGTATGGAGCATGGAtggggtggtggtgatggtgggggggggggtaagtgaGAAAAAGCAAGCAGATGTCAATGTAAGTatggaacatacatgtatgtggggtggtggtggtgatggggCCAGAGGCCAAGCGCCTGTAACAAATGTGTAGCAATCATCATCTAGAACTTTATTTAACTATTGATtgtattgactacaatgtacgcaggggtgtgagagttcagatttttatctgatttcagatttttttttttccagcttaatttcagcttatttttggccttcctctgtacaaaaagtatgggagctctttctatttcagactttttcaacactcttcagcttttttcagatcattttatttgtgaccactcacacccctgaatgTACGATTAATTATAAAAATCAGTAAAAATCAATGTAAATGTAAGTAAGTATAGAGCAGGGGAGTTGCAAGGATGGGGAGGGGattgtctacatgtacatgtactttaaagctaaatgaaagtagttgggcacagtaaaacactaatttcgtgagaaagtctgtaaaaccaaggttaaatatgactatatcatcgtggatctagatctggtacagttacataaactgaactttgtgaaatcataaaatctaagctgaaatacgatcacactgaagatcgccaacacagataggcacacgtgggacagtgtattattattgctggaataaagacccgacggaagtgaccgagtccgcgcttattttgcttatttctcggCAATTACACAAATTCTTCCAGAaccctttggcacatattttttttttcatacaaacagacacttgggtggtcattatattagaatttgtaaaaagtcattttgagatcgttaccagaactggaatttacctttaagtgaACTATTTAACTTTAATACAgtacattaaaataaatcaaatctatacttatgaaatgaatttgttttttttaaagaatgccAACAAAATGCAATGTCTTGAATGATAAGGCCGAGAGTTTGGAAAGTTTTAAATTTCAACACACATGTTTAGATGTTAGTTGTTTTGAAAGTATGAACAAAAAATGTGTAAGTTGTGATTACTTAGAGATTTTGTAAAGGTGGAGACTCTTTATTAAGTTTTTTCGAGCTGTACTCCCACTTCCCTGATTCAGTCATGATGGTAGTATCTTATTTAGATGGTTTAGTTAGTTTAGTTTGTcacattcttattttatttttgtaatgaatacTTTATTGTAGATTTGTGATCACTTGTGAGAAACGATAAAATTTCAAATGGTTGACTGATGTATCGTTGAATGTATGGGGGCAAAGAAAGAAGACTAAAAGTACATGTACGTATAtacattacattacatgtacCGTCATCTTTCCATAAAAGAATGAAGTTGCAGCAAATGactatttcatgagaaagtctttaaaatcaaaattaattgtcactcttttatcatacatgtagatcaagatctggtacattaacatatatatatacttaccGTATCTTGGTGAAATCATTAAATCTTGGCAGAAAACTTTTAAGACTTGTGaacactaacacagaaaagcatttATGGGACATTAATATTGCTTTGAAAGACAcccaacatttgatggaattccatgtttattttgctaatttctgagcaattacacattttcttccagagccatttggcatttaaaagaaattatttatCCATAAAAACACTGTatgtggtcattttattgggtTATGTTCGAACatattttgagattgttaccacaactggtatttctctttaattatttcttatttcttttttttatatacagtcaATAGATTCAAATGGATTCTCAGTCTTGCTAACAGCAATTTATGGTGACGAAGGGCAAGATCGTTACAAGAAGTGTGTAAGGTACCTCTTGTCAAAGGTAAGTCTGACATAGCAACTAAGCAATAGaattacagagctgccaagCTCTATGAACATAGAAGTTGGTACAAAAATATGACAGGAACAAAGCTGCCACCTAATATGTTTTAACAATATCTAGCATGTTTTTTCATAATCAAAAgtgacaaaatatgatttttattgcaaaatatgtttttttgtttattagATTGACATGCTTCATATGTTTAATTTATCAATCTTTGtaccaaaatatgttttttcccctcaaaa
This Lytechinus pictus isolate F3 Inbred chromosome 9, Lp3.0, whole genome shotgun sequence DNA region includes the following protein-coding sequences:
- the LOC129268220 gene encoding myotrophin-like encodes the protein MAGSDAVWAAQNGEVSKLRELQFDAKDKIKGRTLLHIAADFGQHEVIEYLVEQKQADVNSIDSNGFSVLLTAIYGDEGQDRYKKCVRYLLSKGADKSGKAPNGSTYIECANDEEMRQLLK